One genomic segment of Streptomyces sp. TLI_146 includes these proteins:
- a CDS encoding DUF779 domain-containing protein, which yields MSEPNAGSDTSTGHARVELTPAAAELLRRLRAAHGPLMFHQSGGCCDGSAPMCYPDGEFRTGGSDVLLERLAVDGVEEPVPFWMSVSQHEVWRHTRLIVDVVEGRGSGFSLEAPEGVRFLIRSRLI from the coding sequence ATGTCCGAGCCGAACGCGGGAAGCGACACGAGCACCGGGCACGCGCGCGTGGAACTGACGCCTGCTGCCGCCGAGTTGCTGCGGCGGCTGCGGGCGGCCCACGGGCCCCTGATGTTCCACCAGTCGGGCGGCTGCTGCGACGGCAGCGCGCCCATGTGCTACCCGGACGGCGAGTTCCGTACGGGAGGCTCCGACGTCCTGCTCGAACGCCTCGCCGTCGACGGGGTGGAGGAGCCCGTCCCGTTCTGGATGTCGGTGAGCCAGCACGAGGTGTGGCGGCACACCCGGCTGATCGTCGACGTCGTGGAGGGGCGCGGCAGCGGCTTCTCCCTGGAGGCTCCGGAAGGCGTGCGCTTCCTCATCCGCTCCCGGCTGATCTGA
- a CDS encoding mechanosensitive ion channel family protein, producing the protein MTRGLVLHDWVVAAIAVAAGLLAAVLLRALLRWLGKHALRTRWSGDDIIVDALRTSAPWAAVIAGTAAAASALPLTTRIAAIVNHSLTAVLILITTFSTARVIAGLVQSVAHSRTGVAGSATIFVNITRVVVVAMGSLIALDTLGISIAPLLTALGVGGLAVALALQDTLANLFAGVHILASKTVQPGDYMRLSSGEEGYVVDINWRNTVVRNLSNNLVIIPNARLARTNMTNYSRPEQELSILVQVGVGYDSDLEHVERVTLEVIDSVMVDITGALPHHEAAVRFHTFADSRINFTVILGVGEFSDQYRIKHEFIKRLHQRYRAEGIAIPAPTRTVSLQHDEPTPSSPLPVPHPREAQDDSVRAHLKG; encoded by the coding sequence TTGACCCGGGGCCTCGTCCTGCACGACTGGGTGGTCGCCGCCATCGCGGTGGCCGCGGGGCTCCTCGCCGCGGTGCTGCTGCGCGCGCTGCTGCGGTGGCTGGGCAAGCACGCGCTGCGGACACGGTGGAGCGGGGACGACATCATCGTCGACGCGCTGCGCACCTCCGCCCCCTGGGCCGCCGTCATCGCGGGCACCGCGGCGGCGGCCTCGGCGCTGCCGCTCACCACGCGGATCGCGGCGATCGTCAACCACTCGCTGACCGCCGTGCTCATCCTGATCACCACGTTCTCCACGGCCCGGGTGATCGCGGGGCTGGTGCAGTCCGTGGCGCACTCGCGGACCGGTGTGGCCGGGTCGGCCACCATCTTCGTGAACATCACCCGCGTCGTGGTGGTCGCGATGGGCTCGCTGATCGCCCTGGACACCCTGGGCATCTCCATCGCGCCGCTGCTCACCGCCCTCGGCGTGGGCGGCCTCGCGGTCGCGCTCGCCCTCCAGGACACCCTCGCCAACCTCTTCGCGGGCGTGCACATCCTCGCCTCCAAGACGGTGCAGCCCGGTGACTACATGCGGCTCAGCAGCGGCGAGGAGGGGTACGTCGTCGACATCAACTGGCGCAACACCGTGGTGCGCAACCTGTCGAACAACCTGGTCATCATCCCCAACGCCCGGCTCGCCCGGACGAACATGACCAACTACAGCCGCCCCGAACAGGAGTTGTCGATCCTCGTCCAGGTGGGCGTCGGGTACGACAGCGACCTGGAGCACGTCGAGCGGGTGACCCTCGAAGTCATCGACAGCGTGATGGTCGACATCACCGGCGCGCTCCCCCACCACGAGGCGGCGGTCCGCTTCCACACCTTCGCGGACTCGCGGATCAACTTCACCGTGATCCTGGGCGTGGGTGAGTTCAGCGACCAGTACCGGATCAAGCACGAGTTCATCAAGCGCCTGCACCAGCGCTACCGCGCGGAGGGCATCGCGATCCCGGCCCCCACCCGGACGGTCTCGCTCCAGCACGACGAACCGACGCCCTCGTCACCGCTCCCGGTCCCGCATCCGCGCGAGGCCCAGGACGACTCGGTACGGGCGCACCTCAAGGGGTAG